Proteins from a single region of Syngnathus typhle isolate RoL2023-S1 ecotype Sweden linkage group LG10, RoL_Styp_1.0, whole genome shotgun sequence:
- the LOC133160700 gene encoding uncharacterized protein LOC133160700, protein MLSATVWLMALLGPAQGWGSSPDDNAAAQLPCGLCFRGQTLPQHQGWTASPRCHKTPRGHNFATLYGLDCDTAIALALRLSIGWSQEAEELAAIDEEGVQVFIPALLRGGDRAPSSTDSLLQRWDWVVSTPVRSSVAPLCRSRGGELYLLTAAEGCQAGPLWSVACCSVPSGHGDFAVGFVSETLDEGDSVRRVSAEELQELLAVDELFPGGCGIPDSAEAKAQYYGEDLDCTHADSYAGKSDPGGADVAEEFAVESESSGVGQADERSYVRHAEAKAQYYGEDSDSTQTDSYAGESDAGGTDVAEESALESESGGVGQADERRYVQRAAELTDQADGNSSSIVLSVFSTALAILKAPLRPIFSRITQFPGQVSYVLQEDLSVLAALPGDFFALFYLLTSDLLSWIRWVAETLLDLLMNCVYNLYYCVSSILAVLLTSCYTGVTGVGTLAGDTVGICGNTLGKTWRVSKFFGGRLLKQSGGYAGTVATEMGDQALALGGGTGRLAWRSIAGVFNVFIMGGSTLINVVDVVFGAFTEGFGRERGTTPVHTHLSETE, encoded by the exons ATGCTGAGTGCCACCGTGTGGCTGATGGCCCTGCTCGGCCCGGCGCAAGGCTGGGGCTCGTCGCCTGATGACaacgccgccgcccagctcccGTGTGGCCTCTGCTTCCGCGGGCAGACACTTCCCCAGCACCAGGGCTGGACGGCGAGCCCTCGGTGTCACAAGACGCCCAGGGGCCACAACTTTGCTACCCTGTATGGGCTCGACTGCGACACGGCCATCGCCTTGGCCCTCCGTCTCAGCATTGGGTGGTCGCAAGAGGCAGAAGAGCTTGCG GCAATAGATGAGGAAGGAGTCCAAGTCTTCATACCAGCACTTCTCCGAGGAGGCGACCGTGCGCCTTCATCGACAGACTCTCTCCTCCAACGCTGGGATTGGGTCGTCTCCACGCCGGTCCGCTCCAGTGTCGCCCCATTGTGCAGATCTCGAGGCGGGGAGCTCTACCTTCTCACCGCGGCCGAGGGGTGTCAAGCGGGACCACTATGGTCCGTGGCGTGCTGCTCCGTCCCGAGCGGCCACGGCGACTTCGCCGTGGGCTTCGTCAGCGAGACGCTCGATGAGGGTGACAGCGTGCGCCGAGTGAGTGCCGAGGAGCTGCAGGAGCTGCTGGCGGTAGACGAGCTGTTCCCCGGAGGCTGCGGGATACCAGACAGTGCCGAGGCCAAAGCACAATACTACGGGGAAGATTTGGACTGCACTCACGCGGACTCGTATGCGGGCAAATCGGATCCGGGCGGCGCGGATGTGGCAGAGGAGTTCGCCGTGGAGTCGGAGAGCAGCGGCGTTGGGCAGGCTGATGAGAGGAGCTATGTGCGACATGCCGAGGCCAAAGCACAATACTACGGGGAAGATTCGGACAGCACTCAAACGGACTCGTATGCGGGCGAGTCGGATGCGGGCGGCACGGATGTGGCAGAAGAGTCCGCCTTGGAGTCGGAGAGCGGCGGCGTTGGGCAGGCTGATGAGAGGCGCTATGTGCAACGCGCCGCTGAACTCACGGACCAGGCAGACGGCAACTCCAGCAGCATTGTGCTCTCCGTCTTCTCCACTGCTTTGGCCATCCTCAAAGCTCCGCTCAGGCCCATCTTCTCCAGAATCACACAGTTCCCTGGACAG GTGTCGTACGTTCTCCAAGAAGACCTCAGCGTCCTCGCCGCCCTCCCGGGAGACTTCTTCGCCCTCTTCTACCTCTTGACGTCAGACCTGTTGTCATGGATACGTTGGGTTGCCGAGACGCTTCTGGACCTCCTGATGAACTGCGTCTACAACCTCTACTACTGCGTCTCCTCCATTCTGGCGGTGCTGCTGACCAGCTGCTACACGGGGGTCACCGGCGTGGGGACGCTGGCCGGCGACACGGTTGGGATATGCGGGAACACCCTGGGTAAAACCTGGCGGGTGAGCAAGTTCTTTGGAGGGCGTCTCCTGAAGCAGAGCGGCGGCTACGCCGGGACAGTGGCCACGGAGATGGGGGATCAGGCACTCGCactgggtggggggacgggccGGCTGGCGTGGAGAAGCATTGCTGGGGTCTTCAACGTGTTCATTATGGGTGGAAGTACCCTCATCAATGTGGTAGATGTGGTGTTTGGGGCCTTCACGGAAGGTTTTGGAAGGGAGAGGGGAACGACGCCGGTCCACACCCATTTGTCAGAGACCGAATAG
- the ino80e gene encoding INO80 complex subunit E isoform X2, whose amino-acid sequence MNGQADVEVDYKRKYKNLKRKLKFLVYEHECFQEELRRAQRKLLKVSRDKSFLLDRLLPYERVDEDSSDSDATVSSENSEGEVLREREGAKKRRSSPSPCISSSPSSHLSLLSRPGAHPLQSSGSGPYLNTVAAAHMTAAYPSGPAAASSAGAPFSWVPRQMLSGDAAEEDGESDVDSERGDEDRGEGDEAELVIDIPNE is encoded by the exons ATGAACGGCCAGGCAGACGTCGAAGTCGACTACAAGCGAAAATACAAGAACTTGAAAAGAAAGTTAAAATTTTTGGTTTAC GAACACGAATGCTTCCAGGAGGAGCTGAGGAGGGCACAGAGAAAGCTACTGAAAGTGTCCCGGGACAAAAG CTTCCTTCTGGACCGACTGCTCCCCTATGAGAGGGTAGATGAAGACTCCTCAG ATTCTGACGCGACCGTGTCCTCGGAAAACAGCGAGGGAGAAGTACTCCGAGAACGAGAAGGAGCAAAGAA GCGAAGAAGCAGCCCCAGCCCGTGTATATCGTCATCGCCCTCGTCTCATCTCTCCCTGCTGTCCCGTCCAGGCGCGCACCCGTTACAGTCCTCCGGCTCCGGACCTTACCTCAACACC GTGGCAGCGGCACACATGACGGCCGCTTACCCATCGGGCCCGGCAGCGGCTTCGTCGGCCGGCGCCCCGTTCAGCTGGGTCCCACGACAGATGCTCAGCGGGGACGCCGCTGAGGAGGACGGCGAGAGTGACGTTGACAGCGAGCGAGGAGATGAAGACCGAGGCGAGGGCGATGAGGCCGAGTTGGTCATTGACATCCCCAACGAGTGA
- the ino80e gene encoding INO80 complex subunit E isoform X1, which produces MNGQADVEVDYKRKYKNLKRKLKFLVYEHECFQEELRRAQRKLLKVSRDKSFLLDRLLPYERVDEDSSDSDATVSSENSEGEVLREREGAKKRRSSPSPCISSSPSSHLSLLSRPGAHPLQSSGSGPYLNTMPFPPEYLAPPAERLKKERKTKAPKSKRDPTGKVAAAHMTAAYPSGPAAASSAGAPFSWVPRQMLSGDAAEEDGESDVDSERGDEDRGEGDEAELVIDIPNE; this is translated from the exons ATGAACGGCCAGGCAGACGTCGAAGTCGACTACAAGCGAAAATACAAGAACTTGAAAAGAAAGTTAAAATTTTTGGTTTAC GAACACGAATGCTTCCAGGAGGAGCTGAGGAGGGCACAGAGAAAGCTACTGAAAGTGTCCCGGGACAAAAG CTTCCTTCTGGACCGACTGCTCCCCTATGAGAGGGTAGATGAAGACTCCTCAG ATTCTGACGCGACCGTGTCCTCGGAAAACAGCGAGGGAGAAGTACTCCGAGAACGAGAAGGAGCAAAGAA GCGAAGAAGCAGCCCCAGCCCGTGTATATCGTCATCGCCCTCGTCTCATCTCTCCCTGCTGTCCCGTCCAGGCGCGCACCCGTTACAGTCCTCCGGCTCCGGACCTTACCTCAACACC ATGCCCTTCCCACCTGAGTATTTGGCTCCCCCTGCTGAACGACTGAAGAAAGAGCGGAAAACAAAGGCGCCCAAAAGCAAGAGAGATCCAACGGGGAAG GTGGCAGCGGCACACATGACGGCCGCTTACCCATCGGGCCCGGCAGCGGCTTCGTCGGCCGGCGCCCCGTTCAGCTGGGTCCCACGACAGATGCTCAGCGGGGACGCCGCTGAGGAGGACGGCGAGAGTGACGTTGACAGCGAGCGAGGAGATGAAGACCGAGGCGAGGGCGATGAGGCCGAGTTGGTCATTGACATCCCCAACGAGTGA